The Bacillota bacterium sequence GAAGGGCGTCGTTCCCATCATCCTGGTGATTTCCATCACGGGGTGGGCATGGGGCGCCCGGGTGCTGCGCTCCCAGGCGATGAGCCTCAAGAGCCGGGACTTCGTTCAGGCCTCGGTGGTGGTCGGGGAGCGGTCGCCCCGCATCATCTTCGCCGAGATCTTGCCCAACATGCTCAGCCTGATCGTGGCCAACTTCTTCGGGGCGGCCCTCTACGCCGTTTTGAGCGAGGCCGGGCTCGAGTTCCTCGGGCTTGGCAACGTCAACGTGGTCACCTGGGGCACGATCCTCTACTGGGCGCAGAACAACCAGGCGATTCTCCTTGGCCAGTGGCAGTGGATGGCCGTCCCGGGGCTGTGCATCGCAACCCTGGGGACCGCGTTTGCCCTGATCAACTTCGCCATTGACGAGGTGACGAACCCACGCCTGAGAAGCCGATGACCGCGGCCGGGGGCGCTCTGCTGAGAGTGCAGGAC is a genomic window containing:
- a CDS encoding ABC transporter permease, with the translated sequence MSTLSAILHNPKALVGASILGAFALVAVLAPVIAPASPTAMDFMPSEPPSWKHPLGTTALGQDILSQVIWGTRLSLVVGVVTGGVTTVLSTVIGLAAGYFGGLVDEVLSAITNIFLVLPGLPLMIVVAAYITVKGVVPIILVISITGWAWGARVLRSQAMSLKSRDFVQASVVVGERSPRIIFAEILPNMLSLIVANFFGAALYAVLSEAGLEFLGLGNVNVVTWGTILYWAQNNQAILLGQWQWMAVPGLCIATLGTAFALINFAIDEVTNPRLRSR